In Candidatus Krumholzibacteriia bacterium, one genomic interval encodes:
- a CDS encoding SGNH/GDSL hydrolase family protein, which produces MSIRDSILSSAGRANALVLLVTVFVLLVGAEIALRITYHPENLGTVIRYDDLLGWSLVPNAMLISNDTGRGLHYRMDINSIGLREDEVDLPKPKGRKRVLILGDSIAFGSGVQGNERFSDHLKGELPGDVDIVNAGVPGWGTDQELLFYERDLRRLEADIVVLEFTANNDVVNNELRGPLIEDGTKPRFRCNDGVLTLEPPNRPAVVATTAKARVKSVLRKSRLLLFVKRRLEMRHYKQHAREDPSLAHAGYEADRHLSHWSVYDTRGGVAIETAWSVTECIFAQLAHDCREDSVRLIVFAFPLKIEVDVPWRDDLIQRTQTDPQYLDYMRPYRRMEAICAREGIEFVYPLDAFRHALAEGPLYFEHDSHPNAHAHAVAAGALRDVLVPAVSRR; this is translated from the coding sequence ATGTCGATTCGCGATTCCATCCTCTCGTCCGCCGGACGGGCCAACGCGCTCGTGCTGCTGGTGACGGTGTTCGTGCTGCTCGTGGGTGCGGAGATCGCCCTGCGCATTACCTACCACCCCGAGAACCTCGGCACGGTCATTCGCTACGACGACCTGCTCGGCTGGAGTCTTGTCCCCAACGCCATGCTCATCAGCAACGACACCGGCCGTGGCCTGCACTACCGCATGGACATCAACTCCATCGGCCTGCGCGAGGACGAGGTGGACCTGCCCAAGCCGAAGGGCCGCAAGCGCGTGCTCATCCTGGGCGACTCGATTGCGTTCGGCAGCGGGGTGCAGGGCAACGAGCGCTTCTCGGATCACCTCAAGGGTGAGCTTCCCGGGGACGTCGACATCGTGAACGCGGGGGTTCCGGGGTGGGGAACAGACCAGGAGCTGCTCTTCTACGAGCGCGACCTGCGCCGCCTGGAAGCGGACATCGTGGTGCTCGAGTTCACCGCCAACAACGATGTGGTCAACAACGAGCTGCGCGGCCCGCTCATCGAGGACGGCACCAAGCCGCGATTCCGCTGCAACGACGGTGTGCTGACGCTGGAGCCCCCCAACCGGCCGGCCGTGGTGGCCACCACGGCGAAGGCGCGCGTAAAAAGCGTGCTGCGCAAGAGCAGGCTGCTGCTCTTCGTCAAGCGCCGCCTGGAAATGCGCCACTACAAGCAGCACGCGCGGGAGGATCCCTCGCTGGCCCACGCCGGCTACGAGGCCGACCGCCACCTCTCCCACTGGTCGGTGTACGACACGCGCGGTGGCGTCGCCATCGAGACGGCGTGGAGCGTCACGGAGTGCATCTTCGCCCAGCTCGCGCACGACTGCCGCGAGGATTCGGTGCGCCTCATCGTCTTTGCGTTCCCGCTCAAGATCGAAGTGGACGTGCCCTGGCGCGACGACCTGATCCAGCGCACCCAGACCGACCCGCAGTACCTCGACTACATGCGTCCCTACCGGCGCATGGAGGCGATCTGTGCGCGCGAGGGAATCGAGTTCGTGTATCCGCTGGACGCGTTTCGGCACGCCCTCGCGGAGGGCCCTTTGTACTTCGAACACGACAGCCACCCCAATGCGCACGCGCACGCCGTGGCCGCGGGGGCCCTGCGCGACGTGCTGGTGCCGGCCGTGTCCCGCCGCTGA